TCCCGAGCCCTGCCCCAAGACCGCTGCCAGCCTCCCTGCCGGATCAAACCCGGCCCCCGGGCCAAACGGCCAGAGCAGCACGCTGAACAGCAGGAGCGCAGACAATGCGCCAAGGCCTGCGGCCCGTCCGAACCGGCCTTGTCCTCTTCGCGCCGGAGTACCCGCTGCTGCGGCCTGTTCAATACGCGCCATGAGCTGCGGCGTGAACCCCGGCCCGGTCAGCGGGTTCCGTCCGGCCTGCTTGTACCAGTCCTTCGCCCCGCTCATTACCTTCACTTGCTCATCCTCATCTCTTGTCTTCACAGGTCTTCCTCCTTCATTGCCGTTCTTATTTTGTCTCTGGCCCGCCCGAGGCGGGACTTGACCGTTCCCTGCGCAATTCCGAGCAGCTCGGACAATTCAGCGACCGACAGGTCCTGCTGAATATCCAGCACCAGCACCTCCCGGTACTTGTCCGGCAGCGCCATAATAATCTCCCAGATCCGGTTAGCATACTGGTTGCCGATAGCTTCCTGTTCAGCGGACAAGGACGCTCCATGAACCTGGTGGTCGCCCAGCGGGGCGAATCTCCGCCAGAAGCTGCTGCGTCTTAAGCTGAATGCGGTGTTGCGGGTGATGGTCAGCAGCCAGGTTTTCAGGGTGGCCTGCCCCCGGTATTTGCCGATGCTCTTGTAGGCCTTCAGGAATACCTCCTGGCTGATGTCGCTGGCCTGCTCCCGGCTGCGGGTTAACACAAAGGCATAATTCCATACATCCGATCCGTAGGTCTCCATCATCTCGCGGAGCGATACCGGCGAAGCACAGGCCATGCTGTAAGGCAGCTCTTTACTCTGCATGTTGCTCTCCCCTCTCACCTAATAAGACTCCTGCCGCGCGAAACGGTTCCCGCTGATTGCATTTTCTGCAATAGAACGGACGATATTTGCCGTTAATCTCCATTCTATTGTATTTCCTGCATTAGAATTGCGAGATTTTGCTCAATGAGCCTCTGTTAGCTGAAATCAAGTGTGCAAAATACAACAGATGTGATTTTCCACCGAATTGGAACAGCATCTAATGTACAAAGTACAACCAAAATTCAATCCGCCGAAGGTCCAAGCGCTTT
This region of Paenibacillus sp. FSL K6-1096 genomic DNA includes:
- a CDS encoding sigma-70 family RNA polymerase sigma factor; its protein translation is MQSKELPYSMACASPVSLREMMETYGSDVWNYAFVLTRSREQASDISQEVFLKAYKSIGKYRGQATLKTWLLTITRNTAFSLRRSSFWRRFAPLGDHQVHGASLSAEQEAIGNQYANRIWEIIMALPDKYREVLVLDIQQDLSVAELSELLGIAQGTVKSRLGRARDKIRTAMKEEDL